From Burkholderia sp. WP9, a single genomic window includes:
- a CDS encoding type II 3-dehydroquinate dehydratase → MTDLVYVLNGSNLNMLGKREPHLYGTTTLAQIQQQVETLAARLELKCEFRQTNSEATMVDWLQEAFERDAAVIINPAGFSFASVPVFDAVKLIEQPLIELHITNIHKRDETYRHSLISRAATGVICGLGANGYLVALQAMAMALGKSPSFG, encoded by the coding sequence ATGACTGACCTCGTATATGTATTGAACGGCTCGAACCTCAACATGCTCGGCAAGCGCGAGCCGCACCTGTATGGGACGACCACGCTGGCGCAAATCCAGCAGCAGGTGGAGACGCTCGCGGCGCGGCTGGAACTCAAATGCGAGTTCCGCCAAACCAACAGCGAAGCCACCATGGTCGACTGGTTGCAGGAAGCGTTCGAGCGCGACGCCGCGGTGATCATCAATCCGGCGGGCTTTTCGTTCGCGTCGGTGCCGGTCTTCGACGCGGTCAAGCTGATCGAGCAACCGTTGATCGAGCTGCACATCACCAACATTCATAAACGCGATGAAACCTATCGCCACTCGCTGATCTCGCGCGCGGCGACCGGCGTGATTTGCGGCCTCGGCGCCAACGGCTATCTGGTTGCGCTGCAAGCGATGGCGATGGCGCTCGGCAAGAGCCCGAGCTTCGGCTAA
- a CDS encoding IclR family transcriptional regulator encodes MPGVTERTLAVLEFLATQMEGTPLAMIADELDIPRSACHRLLVDLKQCGYVRQLREHGDYVLTTKLVGLGLGFLATSGIVDIAQTMLDRLAETSGELVRLAIVDGDRLTWVAKAQGALKGLRYDPDMGMDTILSCSATGHAWMMTMTDERALELVSRQGFGQPKQYGPNAPTTINGLLKFVHAARERGYATINEVFAPGMTAMAAPVQRRGYPAMGVISIAGPLVRLDEKRMASLGPTLLAAASELAAASHASPLFDRRR; translated from the coding sequence ATGCCCGGCGTCACGGAGCGTACCCTGGCGGTACTCGAATTTCTCGCCACGCAAATGGAGGGAACGCCACTCGCGATGATCGCGGATGAACTCGATATTCCGCGCAGCGCATGTCATCGACTGCTCGTCGATCTGAAGCAATGTGGTTATGTGCGGCAGTTGCGCGAGCATGGCGATTACGTGCTCACCACCAAGCTCGTCGGCCTCGGGCTCGGCTTTCTCGCGACCTCCGGCATTGTCGACATCGCGCAGACCATGCTCGACAGGCTCGCGGAGACATCCGGCGAACTGGTGAGGCTGGCGATCGTGGACGGCGACCGGCTGACGTGGGTCGCTAAGGCGCAGGGCGCGCTGAAGGGCTTGCGCTACGACCCGGACATGGGCATGGACACGATCCTCTCATGCAGCGCCACCGGCCACGCGTGGATGATGACCATGACCGACGAGCGCGCGCTCGAACTCGTCTCGCGGCAGGGGTTCGGACAGCCGAAGCAATACGGTCCCAACGCGCCGACCACAATCAACGGACTGCTGAAGTTCGTGCACGCCGCGCGTGAAAGAGGTTACGCGACGATCAACGAAGTCTTCGCCCCCGGCATGACGGCGATGGCCGCGCCCGTGCAGCGGCGCGGCTATCCGGCAATGGGGGTGATCAGTATTGCGGGACCGCTCGTGAGGCTCGACGAAAAACGCATGGCCAGCCTCGGCCCGACGTTGCTTGCGGCGGCCTCGGAA
- the gudD gene encoding glucarate dehydratase → MSTKPSQSNATPVVTELRVVPVAGRDSMLLNLSGAHGPFFTRNIVILRDSAGHTGVGEVPGGESIRKTIDDARALVVGQSIGNLQAVLNKVRTQFADRDAGGRGLQTFDLRTTIHAVTALEAALLDLLGQHLGVPVAALLGEGQQRDEVEMLGYLFYIGDRKKTDLEYASGEQGRDDWERVRTEEAMTPEAVVRLAEAAQARYGFNDFKLKGGVLSGDAEIEAVTALAERFPKARVTLDPNGAWSLAEAVRLCRDQHDVLAYAEDPCGAENGYSGREVMAEFRRATGLPTATNMIATDWRQMGHAIQLQSVDIPLADPHFWTMQGSVRVAQMCNDWGLTWGSHSNNHFDISLAMFTHVAAAAPGKITAIDTHWIWQDGQRLTREPLQIVGGKVRVPQAAGLGIELDMDEIEKAHALYQQHGLGARDDGVAMQYLIPNWKFDNKRPCLVR, encoded by the coding sequence ATGTCCACGAAACCTTCCCAATCGAACGCCACGCCCGTCGTCACCGAACTGCGCGTCGTGCCTGTCGCCGGCCGTGACAGCATGTTGCTCAATCTGAGCGGCGCGCATGGCCCGTTCTTCACGCGCAACATCGTCATTCTGCGCGATAGCGCCGGGCATACCGGCGTGGGCGAAGTGCCGGGCGGCGAAAGTATTCGCAAGACCATCGACGACGCGCGCGCGCTCGTCGTCGGTCAGTCGATCGGCAATTTGCAAGCAGTCTTGAACAAGGTGCGCACGCAATTCGCCGACCGCGACGCCGGCGGCCGCGGTTTGCAGACGTTCGATCTGCGTACCACGATTCATGCGGTGACCGCGCTCGAAGCCGCGTTGCTTGATCTGCTCGGCCAGCATCTGGGCGTACCCGTTGCCGCGTTGCTAGGCGAAGGCCAGCAACGCGACGAAGTCGAAATGCTCGGCTACCTGTTCTATATCGGTGACCGCAAGAAGACCGATCTGGAATATGCGAGCGGCGAGCAGGGCCGCGACGACTGGGAGCGCGTGCGAACCGAAGAGGCGATGACGCCCGAGGCCGTCGTGCGCCTGGCCGAAGCCGCGCAGGCGCGCTACGGCTTCAACGACTTCAAGCTGAAGGGCGGCGTGTTGTCCGGCGACGCCGAAATCGAAGCCGTCACCGCGCTCGCCGAGCGCTTTCCCAAGGCCCGCGTGACGCTCGACCCGAACGGCGCGTGGTCCTTGGCGGAAGCGGTGCGCCTGTGCCGCGACCAGCACGACGTGCTCGCCTATGCGGAAGATCCGTGCGGCGCGGAAAACGGTTATTCGGGCCGCGAGGTGATGGCCGAGTTCCGCCGCGCGACCGGCTTGCCGACGGCGACCAATATGATCGCCACCGACTGGCGCCAGATGGGCCACGCGATCCAGTTGCAATCCGTGGACATTCCGCTAGCCGATCCGCACTTCTGGACCATGCAGGGCTCAGTGCGCGTCGCGCAGATGTGCAACGACTGGGGTCTCACGTGGGGTTCGCACTCGAACAACCACTTCGACATTTCGCTCGCCATGTTCACGCATGTGGCGGCGGCCGCGCCCGGCAAGATCACGGCGATCGACACGCACTGGATCTGGCAGGACGGTCAGCGTTTGACGCGTGAGCCGCTGCAGATCGTCGGCGGCAAGGTCAGGGTGCCGCAGGCCGCGGGGCTCGGTATCGAGCTGGACATGGACGAGATCGAGAAGGCGCACGCGCTGTATCAGCAGCACGGCCTGGGCGCGCGCGACGACGGCGTGGCCATGCAATACCTGATCCCGAACTGGAAGTTCGATAACAAGCGCCCGTGCCTGGTGCGCTAA
- a CDS encoding MFS transporter: protein MTSALTTAADPLGSAVSKVKRHVLPLFLIMFIANYIDRVNIGFVNSHMQTDLGIGAAAYGLGSGLFFIGYALFEVPSNVLMQKYGARAWLTRIMGTWGLVAAAMAFVWNDTSFYVLRFLLGIAEAGFFPGVVFYFTQWLPQKERGKAVAVFLGGSALASVLSGPITGSLLSIRGFGLHGWQWMFLVEGGFSIVLCAVSWMLLKSRISDASWLSAEEQNVLATSIAAEQAEREAHGGAHLPAMKLLKDPQILLFCFLYFAIQLTIYAATFWLPTIIRKMGGLSDFEVGMLNAIPWLIAMVAMYCFALLSAKWRFQQAWLAVALVIAACGLFASTSGNPVLSFVAICFSAIGFKAAASLFWPIPQGYLDARVAAAVIALINSVGNLGGFFAPAAFGYLQQHTGSITGGLYGLAVASLIAAAAGFLTRNRRVNHDPLPESLRHRAH from the coding sequence TTGACATCTGCCCTCACCACCGCCGCCGACCCGCTCGGATCAGCGGTCTCCAAGGTCAAGCGGCACGTGCTGCCGCTGTTTCTGATCATGTTCATCGCGAACTACATCGACCGCGTGAACATCGGCTTCGTCAATTCCCACATGCAGACGGACCTCGGCATTGGCGCCGCGGCCTACGGTCTCGGGAGCGGTTTGTTCTTTATCGGCTACGCGCTGTTCGAGGTGCCCTCGAACGTGTTGATGCAGAAGTACGGTGCGCGCGCGTGGCTCACCCGCATCATGGGTACGTGGGGACTCGTCGCGGCAGCGATGGCGTTCGTCTGGAACGACACCTCGTTCTACGTGCTGCGGTTTCTGCTTGGCATCGCCGAGGCCGGCTTCTTTCCCGGCGTGGTCTTTTACTTCACGCAATGGCTGCCGCAGAAGGAACGCGGCAAGGCGGTGGCGGTTTTTCTCGGCGGCTCGGCGCTCGCGTCTGTGTTGTCCGGTCCGATCACCGGCAGCCTGCTGTCCATTCGTGGCTTCGGCTTGCACGGCTGGCAATGGATGTTTCTCGTCGAAGGCGGCTTTTCGATCGTGCTGTGCGCGGTGAGCTGGATGCTGCTGAAGTCGCGTATCAGCGATGCCTCGTGGCTCTCCGCCGAAGAACAGAACGTGCTCGCCACGTCGATCGCGGCGGAGCAGGCGGAGCGCGAGGCGCACGGCGGCGCGCATCTTCCGGCCATGAAGCTGTTGAAGGACCCGCAGATTCTGCTGTTCTGTTTCCTGTACTTCGCGATTCAACTGACCATCTACGCGGCCACCTTCTGGCTGCCCACCATCATTCGCAAAATGGGCGGCCTGTCCGACTTCGAAGTCGGCATGCTCAACGCGATTCCCTGGCTCATTGCCATGGTCGCGATGTACTGCTTCGCCCTGTTGTCGGCGAAATGGCGCTTTCAGCAGGCGTGGCTGGCCGTGGCGCTCGTCATCGCGGCGTGCGGGCTGTTCGCTTCGACTTCTGGCAATCCGGTGCTGTCGTTCGTGGCGATCTGTTTCTCGGCGATCGGCTTCAAGGCAGCGGCTTCGCTGTTCTGGCCGATCCCGCAGGGTTATCTGGATGCACGCGTGGCCGCCGCGGTCATTGCGCTGATCAACTCGGTGGGCAACCTCGGCGGATTTTTCGCGCCAGCCGCGTTCGGTTATCTGCAGCAGCACACCGGTTCGATCACGGGTGGACTGTACGGTCTGGCCGTGGCTTCGCTGATTGCGGCAGCGGCTGGCTTTCTGACCCGCAATCGCCGTGTGAATCACGACCCGTTGCCGGAATCGCTGCGGCATCGAGCCCACTGA
- a CDS encoding MFS transporter, protein MLGIGLVNMLVALDQTVVSTALPSIVAELHGFEYYAWIASAYLLASVVTVPVFGRLGDYFGRKRFVIAAVITFTVASVLCGVANDMLFLVIARGLQGVGGGMMVGTAFASIPDLFPDPRARVRWQVVMAAAYGIGTAAGPSLGGWMSEHWGWRSTFLINLPVGAAALYFIWAHLPAFRRPHEGEVKIDWLGAALVAAVLGGLQAFIEAVPKDGLTAGTLTLAACVIVGAIALLICERRATHPIIPLDLFKDPQLVTLFTLGMLSGFVMFSLIFFAPLLLQGGFGLSPQQAGLLATPIAACIALGSLLNTRIVIHMKKPTQILSIGFALLLFASIALAFANPDTPHVWIELPMAAVGIGLGFILNNLNVFGQEIAGRERFGITTALLQSTRMVGGMLGTSIVATVVQHHYRDVVTRTMSVLGEPAASQWRPRFVDLRILIDEASRLKLIADMKPSGLNTLALIDTARDALVQSIHIGVWLTAVAALAAALLVQRISHVVFRKS, encoded by the coding sequence ATGCTCGGCATCGGCCTCGTCAACATGCTGGTCGCACTCGACCAGACCGTCGTCAGCACCGCCCTGCCTTCCATCGTCGCCGAGTTGCACGGCTTCGAGTACTACGCGTGGATCGCGAGCGCGTACCTGCTGGCCTCGGTCGTGACCGTGCCGGTGTTCGGGCGGCTCGGCGACTATTTCGGCCGCAAGCGTTTCGTGATCGCCGCGGTCATCACGTTCACGGTGGCGTCGGTGCTCTGCGGCGTCGCCAACGACATGCTGTTTCTCGTGATCGCGCGCGGCTTGCAAGGCGTGGGTGGCGGGATGATGGTCGGCACGGCGTTCGCGTCGATTCCCGATCTCTTTCCCGATCCACGGGCGCGCGTGCGCTGGCAAGTGGTGATGGCCGCCGCGTACGGCATCGGCACCGCGGCGGGACCGTCGCTCGGCGGCTGGATGAGCGAACACTGGGGCTGGCGCTCCACCTTCCTGATCAACTTGCCGGTCGGCGCGGCGGCGCTCTATTTCATCTGGGCGCATCTGCCCGCCTTCCGGCGTCCGCATGAAGGCGAAGTGAAGATCGACTGGCTCGGCGCGGCGCTGGTCGCCGCCGTGCTCGGCGGGCTGCAGGCTTTCATCGAAGCCGTGCCGAAAGACGGACTCACCGCAGGCACGCTCACGCTGGCGGCCTGCGTGATCGTCGGAGCGATTGCCTTGCTGATATGCGAAAGGCGCGCCACGCATCCGATCATTCCGCTCGACCTGTTCAAGGACCCGCAACTCGTCACGCTGTTTACGCTCGGCATGCTGTCGGGCTTCGTGATGTTCTCGCTGATCTTTTTCGCGCCGCTGCTGCTGCAAGGCGGCTTCGGATTGTCGCCGCAGCAGGCCGGCCTGCTCGCCACGCCGATCGCCGCCTGCATCGCGCTCGGCAGCCTGCTGAATACGCGTATCGTCATTCACATGAAGAAGCCCACGCAGATCCTGTCAATCGGCTTCGCGCTGCTGTTGTTCGCCTCGATTGCGCTGGCGTTTGCGAATCCGGACACGCCGCATGTGTGGATCGAATTGCCGATGGCCGCGGTCGGCATCGGCCTCGGCTTCATCCTCAACAATCTGAACGTGTTCGGCCAGGAGATTGCCGGGCGCGAGCGCTTCGGCATTACGACGGCGCTGCTGCAATCCACCCGCATGGTGGGCGGCATGCTCGGCACCAGCATTGTCGCAACCGTGGTGCAACATCATTACCGCGACGTAGTCACGCGCACGATGAGCGTGCTCGGCGAACCGGCCGCGTCGCAATGGCGGCCTCGCTTTGTCGACCTGCGCATTCTGATCGACGAAGCCTCGCGTCTGAAGCTGATCGCGGATATGAAACCGTCAGGGCTCAATACGCTCGCGCTGATCGACACCGCGCGCGATGCGCTCGTGCAGTCGATTCACATCGGCGTGTGGCTGACGGCAGTCGCGGCGCTGGCGGCCGCGCTGCTGGTGCAGCGCATCTCGCATGTGGTGTTTCGCAAGAGTTAA
- a CDS encoding MFS transporter — protein MIQETQQGTHAAMRTRAVTAAAVGTALEWFDFTLYGALAATVLPKLFFPSMDSTSALLASLATFGVGLAARPLGAIICGHLGDKLGRRNLMLGTVTVMGLASMLMGLLPTYASIGVWAPVLLVLLRILQGFALGGESTGAQLMAIEHASPDRRGKYSGLLGLCSPLSQIMANGVLLLLSSTMSAQAFDSYGWRIPFVLSFVLVVVGVYIRLRVSETPAFVALRKTEVVHVGSPLRDALRLHWRTVLRWMLFFCGPAAIFYLIVVFSLSYITKTLAIPKQTGFLLLMGANVCAIVGALAGGMLSDKIGRKKALAIGSTATLLMLFVYFQILDTKSFVPMLAAMGFFLGFTQFQSGIQPVAFAEAFPTNVRYSGSALAYTGANLVAGGPMPVLAVWLFSVCNGSPWGVVAVCVVFNVISLVMILTARETLGIDMNRADSTAAVTGAADFAPAAVGNSHRT, from the coding sequence ATGATTCAGGAAACGCAGCAAGGCACGCATGCCGCGATGCGCACGCGAGCAGTCACGGCGGCGGCCGTCGGCACCGCGCTCGAGTGGTTCGACTTCACGCTTTATGGCGCATTGGCCGCCACGGTTTTGCCCAAACTGTTTTTCCCGTCGATGGATTCGACGTCCGCCCTGCTCGCGTCGCTCGCGACCTTCGGCGTAGGGCTCGCCGCGCGGCCGCTCGGTGCGATCATCTGCGGCCATTTGGGCGACAAGCTCGGGCGGCGCAACCTCATGCTGGGCACCGTCACGGTGATGGGTCTTGCCTCGATGCTGATGGGTCTGCTGCCGACCTACGCGAGCATCGGCGTATGGGCGCCGGTTCTGCTGGTGCTGCTACGTATTCTGCAAGGCTTCGCGCTGGGTGGCGAGTCGACCGGCGCGCAATTGATGGCGATCGAACACGCCAGCCCCGACCGGCGCGGCAAGTACTCCGGGCTGCTGGGCCTGTGCTCGCCGCTCAGTCAGATCATGGCCAACGGCGTGCTGCTGCTACTGTCGTCCACGATGTCGGCGCAGGCATTCGATTCGTATGGCTGGCGCATCCCGTTCGTGCTGAGTTTTGTCCTCGTGGTGGTCGGCGTGTATATCCGCTTGCGCGTCAGCGAGACACCCGCCTTCGTCGCGCTGCGTAAAACGGAGGTCGTGCATGTGGGCAGCCCGTTGCGCGATGCGCTGCGTTTGCACTGGAGAACCGTTCTGCGCTGGATGCTGTTCTTTTGCGGGCCTGCGGCGATCTTCTATCTGATCGTGGTGTTCTCGCTGAGCTACATCACGAAGACACTCGCGATCCCGAAGCAAACCGGCTTTCTTCTGCTGATGGGCGCCAATGTCTGTGCGATCGTCGGCGCGCTTGCCGGCGGCATGCTCAGCGACAAAATCGGCCGCAAGAAGGCGCTCGCGATCGGTTCCACCGCGACCCTGCTGATGCTCTTCGTGTATTTCCAGATTCTGGACACCAAAAGCTTCGTGCCGATGCTCGCGGCGATGGGCTTCTTCCTCGGCTTCACGCAGTTTCAAAGCGGCATTCAGCCGGTCGCCTTCGCCGAAGCGTTTCCGACCAATGTGCGTTATTCCGGCTCCGCGCTCGCCTATACCGGCGCGAATCTGGTGGCGGGCGGACCGATGCCGGTGCTGGCCGTGTGGCTTTTCTCCGTGTGCAATGGCTCGCCGTGGGGGGTCGTCGCGGTCTGTGTGGTCTTCAACGTGATTTCGCTCGTGATGATCCTGACCGCGCGTGAAACGCTCGGCATCGACATGAACCGCGCCGACTCGACGGCCGCCGTGACGGGCGCGGCGGACTTTGCGCCGGCGGCCGTGGGCAACAGCCACCGCACGTGA